In a single window of the Coffea eugenioides isolate CCC68of chromosome 3, Ceug_1.0, whole genome shotgun sequence genome:
- the LOC113765460 gene encoding 3-ketoacyl-CoA synthase 2-like isoform X2 produces MKRILERAGLGEKTYFPEAFFNYPPDPGMAEARKEAEMVMFGAIDELLEKTGVRAKDIGILVVNCGCFCPTPSLSSMIVNHYKLRTNILSYNLGGMGCSAGVISIDLAKYHLQVLRNSYALVVSTENLTLNAYRGNNPSMLVSNALFRVGGTAILLSNKPSDRPRSKYQLSHIVRTHKGAQDKFYNCAVQQEDEDNKVGIALSKDLMIIAGEALKSNIIALAPLILPASKKLLYVINLFARKYLNKKIKPYVPDFKLALEHFCIHAGGRAVLDAVQKALDLSEWQLEPSRMTLYRFGNTSTSSTWYELAYLEAKGRVKKGDRAWQISFGAGFKCNSAVWRALKDIDPSKEKNCWTDEIDEFPVQVPKCQPLVLD; encoded by the exons ATGAAGAGAATCCTGGAGAGGGCAGGATTGGGGGAGAAGACGTATTTCCCAGAAGCTTTTTTCAATTATCCACCAGATCCCGGCATGGCTGAGGCAAGAAAGGAGGCAGAAATGGTTATGTTTGGTGCCATTGATGAGCTGTTGGAAAAGACTGGAGTGAGGGCCAAAGATATTGGGATTCTTGTGGTgaattgtggttgtttttgtCCAACTCCATCTCTGTCTTCTATGATTGTCAACCATTACAAACTTAGGACCAATATTCTGAGCTACAACCTTGGTGGTATGGGTTGCAGTGCTGGAGTTATCTCAATTGATCTTGCCAAGTACCATCTACAG GTGCTTCGAAACTCCTATGCCCTTGTGGTGAGTACGGAAAACCTGACCCTCAATGCATACAGGGGAAACAATCCCTCCATGCTCGTCTCCAATGCCCTCTTTCGCGTCGGGGGGACCGCAATTTTGCTATCAAACAAGCCATCCGATCGTCCTCGTTCAAAATATCAGCTCAGCCACATTGTACGTACTCACAAAGGGGCCCAAGACAAATTTTACAATTGTGCTGTCCAGCAAGAGGATGAGGATAATAAAGTTGGAATAGCCTTGTCTAAAGATCTTATGATCATAGCTGGAGAGGCTTTAAAATCGAATATTATAGCACTCGCGCCGCTGATTCTGCCCGCCTCTAAAAAACTCCTCTACGTAATTAATTTGTTCGCGAGGAAGTATTTAAACAAGAAGATCAAGCCGTATGTTCCCGATTTCAAGCTCGCATTGGAGCATTTTTGCATTCACGCCGGAGGAAGAGCTGTGTTAGATGCCGTGCAAAAGGCCCTTGACCTAAGCGAGTGGCAATTGGAGCCTTCAAGAATGACGCTGTATAGATTTGGCAATACTTCCACTAGCTCTACTTGGTATGAATTGGCTTATTTGGAGGCCAAGGGGAGGGTGAAAAAGGGTGACCGAGCATGGCAGATTTCCTTTGGTGCAGGATTCAAATGCAATAGTGCTGTGTGGCGGGCATTGAAGGACATTGATCCATCTAAGGAGAAGAATTGTTGGacggatgaaattgatgaatttcCTGTTCAGGTACCTAAATGTCAACCGTTGGTTCTTGATTGA
- the LOC113765460 gene encoding 3-ketoacyl-CoA synthase 2-like isoform X1, protein MKRILERAGLGEKTYFPEAFFNYPPDPGMAEARKEAEMVMFGAIDELLEKTGVRAKDIGILVVNCGCFCPTPSLSSMIVNHYKLRTNILSYNLGGMGCSAGVISIDLAKYHLQVLRNSYALVVSTENLTLNAYRGNNPSMLVSNALFRVGGTAILLSNKPSDRPRSKYQLSHIVRTHKGAQDKFYNCAVQQEDEDNKVGIALSKDLMIIAGEALKSNIIALAPLILPASKKLLYVINLFARKYLNKKIKPYVPDFKLALEHFCIHAGGRAVLDAVQKALDLSEWQLEPSRMTLYRFGNTSTSSTWYELAYLEAKGRVKKGDRAWQISFGAGFKCNSAVWRALKDIDPSKEKNCWTDEIDEFPVQKTFVFT, encoded by the exons ATGAAGAGAATCCTGGAGAGGGCAGGATTGGGGGAGAAGACGTATTTCCCAGAAGCTTTTTTCAATTATCCACCAGATCCCGGCATGGCTGAGGCAAGAAAGGAGGCAGAAATGGTTATGTTTGGTGCCATTGATGAGCTGTTGGAAAAGACTGGAGTGAGGGCCAAAGATATTGGGATTCTTGTGGTgaattgtggttgtttttgtCCAACTCCATCTCTGTCTTCTATGATTGTCAACCATTACAAACTTAGGACCAATATTCTGAGCTACAACCTTGGTGGTATGGGTTGCAGTGCTGGAGTTATCTCAATTGATCTTGCCAAGTACCATCTACAG GTGCTTCGAAACTCCTATGCCCTTGTGGTGAGTACGGAAAACCTGACCCTCAATGCATACAGGGGAAACAATCCCTCCATGCTCGTCTCCAATGCCCTCTTTCGCGTCGGGGGGACCGCAATTTTGCTATCAAACAAGCCATCCGATCGTCCTCGTTCAAAATATCAGCTCAGCCACATTGTACGTACTCACAAAGGGGCCCAAGACAAATTTTACAATTGTGCTGTCCAGCAAGAGGATGAGGATAATAAAGTTGGAATAGCCTTGTCTAAAGATCTTATGATCATAGCTGGAGAGGCTTTAAAATCGAATATTATAGCACTCGCGCCGCTGATTCTGCCCGCCTCTAAAAAACTCCTCTACGTAATTAATTTGTTCGCGAGGAAGTATTTAAACAAGAAGATCAAGCCGTATGTTCCCGATTTCAAGCTCGCATTGGAGCATTTTTGCATTCACGCCGGAGGAAGAGCTGTGTTAGATGCCGTGCAAAAGGCCCTTGACCTAAGCGAGTGGCAATTGGAGCCTTCAAGAATGACGCTGTATAGATTTGGCAATACTTCCACTAGCTCTACTTGGTATGAATTGGCTTATTTGGAGGCCAAGGGGAGGGTGAAAAAGGGTGACCGAGCATGGCAGATTTCCTTTGGTGCAGGATTCAAATGCAATAGTGCTGTGTGGCGGGCATTGAAGGACATTGATCCATCTAAGGAGAAGAATTGTTGGacggatgaaattgatgaatttcCTGTTCAG AAGACTTTCGTGTTCACATAA